CAGTTCCAGGCAGCTGGCGCCGTCGGTGGCGATCAGCACGGTGACGCCGGCACCCTCCAGCGTGTCGGTGAGGAAGCTGAGCGTGTCCGGGGCATCGTCCACCACCAGCACGATGTCGCGTCGCTTCGGAGCGTCAGCCATGGTGCTTCGCCGCTTCCAGCAGGGCGAGGAAGCCCTTGAGGTCGTAGTCGGCCAGATGGCCGCGCAGGCGCGCCGCGAAGGCGGCGGTGCCGGGATGTTCGGCCTCCATGGCGCGCAGCTGGGCCTCGATGCCGCGCATGTAGCCGATGCGGCCCAGCTGCTCGAGCGCATCGAGAAAATGCACGGCCTCGGCCCCCGGGGGTTCGGCGGCGTCGGCGCCTTCCGTTGTCGCGTCCGTTTCGGTCGGCTGGTGGCGCCACTGCAGTGCGAGCAGTTCGCCGAGCCGTTCCAGCAGCAGGTCGATGTCGATGGGCTTCATGACGAAGGCGTCGTGTACCGCGTCGGGGCCCCCGCCGACGTGGCTGTCGTGGGCATTGGCCGAGACCATCATGATGCGCAGACCGGGCAGCGCCAGCGCGCGCAGCGCGGCCGCCAGTTCCCAGCCGTCCATCCCGGGCATGGCGATGTCGAGCATGGCCAGGTCGGGCTTGAGCTCGCGCGCGATCTGCAGCGCCGAGGCGGCCTCGCCCGCCTCGACGAGATCGAAGTCCAGCGGCTCCAGCAGGCTGCGCGCCAGCTCGCGGTGCGCCGGATTGTCGTCGACCAGCAGGATGCGTCGGCGCGGTCCCTCGTAGCCGACGACCTGCCGGCGCTGGGCACGCTCGTCGCGCGCTCCGCAGGCGGCCGGCAGCCGGATGCGCACCGTGAAGGTGCTGCCTTCGCCCGGCTGGCTGCGCACCAGGATCTCGCCGCCCATGATCTGCACCAGCACCCGCGTGATGGCGAGGCCGAGCCCGGCTCCGGGCAGTGCGCGCGCGCCCGGCATGCCGCCGCGCTCGAAGGGCTCGAAGATGCTCTCGACATCATCGGCGCGGATGCCCATGCCGGAATCGCTGATGCGGAACTCGGCGACCTCGCTGCTCGGGTAGTGCACGCGCAGGCCGACCTCGCCGCGCTCGGTGTACTTGATGGCGTTGGACAGCAGATTGATGAGGATCTGGCGCAGCCGCTTCTGGTCGGTGTAGACCGTGGCCGGCAGCTCGTCGGGCTGCTCGAAGCGGAAGTCGATGCCCTTGGCGACCGCCTGCACGCGGAACATGTCAGCGATCTGCTCCAGCAGCTCGCGGATCGGCACGGTGTCGCGGCTCAGCCGCGCCACCCCGCTCTCGATGCGCGAGATGTCGAGCAGGCCCTCCACCAGATTCGACAGGTGCTCGGCGCTGCGCCGGATGACGCGCACCGCGTTCCTGCCGGTGAGCTGCGGGTCGCGCTCCAACAGCTGGGCGTAGCCGAAGATGGCGTTGAGCGGCGAGCGGATCTCGTGGCTGATGCCGACGACGTAGCGGCTCTTGGCCTCGTTGGCCGCCTCGGCCGCTTCCTTGGCCTGCTGCAGCGCGGTGTCGGTGCGCTCGTGGGCGGCGATCTCGTCCATCAGCATGCTGGTCTGGCGCTCCGACTCGCTTTCCGCCGCGCGCCGGCTCTCGTGGGCCAGGACCATCAGCCAGGCGGCGATGCCGAAGGGCACCAGCAGGCTGAAGAACACCACCCACAGCGTGGTGCGGATGGTCGCCGCCGATTCCGGCGCCACCGCCGAGTACTGCATGTAGATCATCGACAGCAGATAGCCGGTGGCGAAGATGAACAGCGCCAGGATGCCGACGAAGTGGCCGATGCTGCCGTGCACCGAATGCGCCGCGCCGGTCGGCAGCAGGCGGCGCAGCGCCGCCGTGATCTGCTCGTTGAAGCGGCTGTTGGTCTTGCAGAGGTCGTTGCAGCGCGTCTCCAGCGTGCAGCACAGCGAGCAGATCGGCCCGGCGTAGGCCGGACAGAACGCCACGTCCGGTCCCTCGAAGGCGTTCTCGCAGATCGAGCAGCGCACCTCGCCGTTGTGGCTCTCGAGCGTCTCCGGGGTGCGCGCGATGTAGTAGCGGCCGCGCGTGGCGATCGCGATCAGCGGCGTGGCCACGAAGGCCACCCCCAGCCCGATGAAGGGTGCCAGCGCCTGCGCCAGCGCGCCGAAGGCACCGACCAGCGCCAGGGTCGAGAACACGATGGACAGCGCCAGCGCCCCCACACCCACCGGGTTGATGTCGTAGAGATGCGCGCGCTTGAACTCGATGCCCTTCGGGCTGTAGCCGAGCGGCTTGTTGATCACCAGATCCGCGGCCAGCGCGCCGATCCAGGCCACCGCGAGATTGGCGTAGAGCACCAGCACGTTCTCGATGACGGTCAGCACGCCCACCAGCATGAGCAGCAATGCCAGCACGACGTTGAACACCAGCCACACCACGCGTCCGGGATGGGCGTGAGTCAGGCGCGAGAAGAAGTTCGACCAGGCGATCGAGCCGGCGTAGCCGTTGGTGACGTTGATCTTGAGCTGGCACACCACGACGAAGACGCCGGTCAGCAGCAGGGCGATGCCGGGGTTCTCGACCATGCGCGAGAACACCGCCAGGAACATGCCCGTGGGCTCCTCGGCGGCGGCGCGCGGCACGCCGTGCTCGATGGCGAAGAACACCAGGAAGGAGCCGGCCAGCAGCTTGAGCCCGCCCGGCACCACCCAGCCCGGCCCGGAGGTCAGCAGCGCCACCCACCAGCGCGTGCGGCCGGTGCGCTCGCGGTCGGGCAGGAAGCGCAGGTAGTCGGCCTGCTCGCCGATCTGCGGCAGCAGTGCCAGCAGGATCGACGACGCCGAGGCCAGGCCCATCAGATCGATGCCGCCGTCGGGGTTGCCGCGCTCGCCGGTGAACTGCGTCCACGCCGCCAGCTCGGGGCCGGCATGCATCGCCAGGAAGATCAGCGGCGCGATCTGCAGGACGACCCAGATCGGCTGGGTGGCCAGCTGCATGCGGCTGATGAAGCGGATGCCGTAGATCGCGATCGGGATCACCAGCAGCGCGCTGATGATGTGGCCCAGCCACAGCGGAATGCCGAACACCGCCTGCAGCGCCACCGACATGATGCTGGCCTCCACCGCCAGCAGCAGGAAGGTGAAGCAGGCGTAGATCAGCGAGGTGATGGTCGAGCCCATGTAGCCGAAGCCCGCGCCGCGGGTGAGCAGATCGATGTCGAGCCCGTAGCGCGCCGCGAAGTAGGCGATGGGCAGGCCGATGAAGAACATCAGCCCGCACACCAGCCCGATGGCGGTGGCGGCATTGGCGAAGCCGAAGGCCAGCGTCAGGGTCCCGCCGATGGCCTCGCAGGCGAGGAAAGCGATCGAGCCCATCGCGGTATTGGCGATGCGCCACGCCGACCAGCGCCGCGCCTTCTGCGCGGTGAAGCGCAGCGCGTAGTCCTCGAGGGTCTGGCTGTTGGCCCACTTGTTGTACTGCCGCCGCTCGCGGACGATGCGTTGCCGGGCGGCGGTCATGGCTGCGTTGCGCTTCGTGCGGGCAAGGCGAAGGGAACCACGGATTTCGCGGATTCACGCAGATTGCCTTCCGGTAGACGGTGCAGTGCCGGTGCGCGCGCGTCGTTCGCGAGAAGACGAGCAACCAATCCCCGCAATCCGTGAAATCTGTGGTTCTTCCTTCCCACGGTCGGGCGCCTAGGTTGAATCCGCCACGGCCAGCCCGCCGGCGCGGACGATGAAGTCGGCGATCTCCTGCAGCCCCTGCTGCTCCTTGAGGTTGCTGAACACGAAGGGGCGCTCGCCGCGCATGCGGCGGGCGTCACGGTCCATGACCTCGAGCGAGGCGCCGACCAGCGGCGCGAGATCGATCTTGTTGATCACCAGCAGGTCCGAACGCGTGATGCCGGGGCCGCCCTTGCGCGGGATCTTGTCGCCGGCCGAGACGTCGATGACGTAGATGGTGATATCGGCGAGCTCGGGACTGAAGGTGGCAGCGAGGTTGTCGCCGCCGCTCTCGATGAAGATCAGCTCCAGGCCCGGGAAGCGCGCGTGCATGTCGGCAACCGCCGCGAGATTGATGCTGGCGTCCTCGCGGATGGCGGTGTGCGGGCAGCCGCCGGTCTCTACGCCGGCGATGCGCTCGGCGGCCAGTGCCCCCGAACGGGTGAGGAACTCGGCGTCCTCGCGCGTGTAGATGTCGTTGGTGATGGCGGCGAGATCAAAGTGCGGCCCCATCAGGCGGCAGAGGCGCTCGGTGAGCGCGGTCTTGCCGGAGCCGACCGGGCCGCCGATGCCGACGCGCAGCGGGCCGTTGCCCGGCGCGGGCGGATTCGCGGATGGGTTCATGGGCAGGTTCATGAGCGGAAGAGCCTCGTGTACTGGGTTTCGTGGTGCATGGCGCAGAGCTCCAGCGCCGGGGCGCTGGTGGCGAGGTCGTCGAGCCCGGCGCGGCGTGCGGCCACCGCGATGGCGTCGATGCTCGCCGCCAGGCGCGCGGTGGCGATCTGGCCGTCGGTCTGGCCGAGCGGGATCAGGCGCACGCCGGCCGACACCAGATTGGCGGCCAGCGCGTGCAGATAGGCGTTGAGCGCGGCGTCGAGCGCGACGCCGTGGGCGCCGGCGGCCAGCGCCATCACCACGGCGTGCGCCACCGGTCGCCCGGCGTGGCGCTCGGCGAAGGCGTCGAGCGCCGGGTGCGGCCAAGCGCGCCGCGTGATGTCGAGGAAGGCGCGGCCCTGCTGGTGACTCTCCAGCGCGGTCTCGGCAGAGCCGCGGAAGGCGGCGGCGAGCTCGGCGACGGCGTCGAGCGCTTCGGGCTGCTCCGCGGCAGCGTGGGCGTGCGCGAAGCAGACCGCGTCGACCCAGCCGCCGCCGCGGCGCATGACGGCGTCCACGTAGGCCTGCAGGCCGGCCGCGTCGCGGACCGCGCCCGCCTCCACCGCCCATTCCAGCCCGTGGCTGTAGCTGAAGGCCCCGGTCGGGTAGGACGGCGAGCTCCAGGCCAGCAGCATGTGCAGGTCCGCGGTATCGCGCGCCGCGGCCGGCTGCGCGGCTTCGCCGGGCGGGAGTGCCTGCCGCTCAGGCGTGGGCATGGGCATGATCGTGATGGTGATGTCCGCCCGCGTACGCGCCGGCCTCGGGCGTGAACGGGCACGTCACGGTCTCCACTGTGGCGCCGAGGCCGCGCAGCATCGCGACGATGACCGCGTCATCGCGGATCAGGATGTGGTCGGCAGCCAGTTCGGCGGGGAGATGACGGTTGCCGATGTGCCACGCCAGTCGCATCAGCGCGACGCCGTCGGCGGCGCTCACACGCACGAGCGCCTCCGGTGCGGCGCGCACCATTATGGTGCGTCCATCGTCGAGCTGCAGGCCGTCGCCGTCGCGCAGCAGCACCGTGCGCGGCAGGTCGAGCAGGAAGGCGGTGCCGCCGGCGGCTTGGTAGTGGAAGCGCCGTCGGTGGCGCTGCTCGTAGTCGAGGGTCAGCGTGTCGGCGGTGGACTCGGCCGGCCAGTGGCCCGCGGGGAGGACGGTGGTGGCGCGCGGGCTCATGTCAGAACAGGAAGTAGCGCTGCGCCATGGGCAGCTCGGTGGCGGGTTCGCAGACCAGCAGCTCGCCGTCGGCCCGCACCTCGTAGGTTTCGGGGTCGACGTCGATGTCGGGCGTGGCATCGTTGAGGTGCATGTCCGCCTTGCCGATGGCGCGCGTGTTGCGCACCGCGGCCACCGGGCGCGTCAGGCCGAGCTTCTCGGCGATGCTGTCCTCGACCGCCGCTCCGCTGACGAAGTGCAGCGCCGATGGTGCGCAGGCGCGGCCCATGGCCCCGAACATGGGCTGGTAGTGCACCGGCTGCGGCGTGGAGATGCTGGCATTGGGGTCGCCCATCGGCGCCGTGGCGATGCTGCCGCCCTTGAGCACCAGGTCCGGCTTGACCCCGAAGAAGGCCGGCGACCACACCACCAGATCGGCGAGCTTGCCGACTTCCACCGAGCCCACGTGATCGCTGAAGCCGTGGGCGACGGCCGGATTGATGGTGACCTTGGCGATGTAGCGCCGCGCGCGCAGGTTGTCGGCCTCGCCGTCGTCGCCGGGGAGGCTGCCGCGCTGGCGCTTCATCTTGTCGGCGGTCTGCCAGCACCGGATCAGCGTCTCGCCGACGCGCCCCATGGCCTGACTGTCGGAGGCCATCATCGAGAAGGCGCCGAGGTCGTGGAGGATGTCCTCGGCGGCGATGGTCTCCTTGCGGATGCGGCTTTCGGCGAAGGCCACGTCCTCGGGAATGCGCGGGTCGAGGTGATGGCAGACCATGAGCATGTCGAGATGCTCGTCGACGGTATTCACCGTGTAGGGGCGCGTGGGGTTGGTGCTCGACGGCAGCACGTTGCTCTGGCCGCACACGCGGATGATGTCCGGCGCGTGGCCGCCGCCGGCGCCCTCGGTGTGGAAGGCGTGGATGGTGCGGCCCTTGAAGGCGGCGATGGTGCTCTCGACGAAGCCGGCCTCGTTGAGCGTGTCCGAGTGCAGGATCGCCTGGATGTCCATGGCATCCGCGATGCCCAGGCAGCAGTCGATGGCTGCCGGCGTCGAGCCCCAGTCCTCGTGCAGCTTGAGCCCGCAGGCGCCGGCGCGGATCTGTTCCTCCAGCGCCTGCGGACGGCTGCTGTTGCCCTTGCCGAAGAAGCCGATGTTCATCGGGTAGGCCTCGGCCGCCTGCAGCATGCGGCCGATGTGCCAGGGGCCGGGCGTGCAGGTGGTGGCCAGCGTGCCGTGCGCGGGGCCGGTGCCGCCGCCCAGCATGGTGGTGACGCCCGAGCACAGCGCGTGCTCGATCTGCTGTGGGCAGATGAAGTGGATGTGCGGGTCGACCGCGCCGGCGGTGACGATCTTGCCCTCGCCGGCGACGATCTCGGTGCCCGGGCCGATGACGATGTCGACGCCCGGCTGGGTGTCCGGATTGCCGGCCTTGCCGATGGCGCTGATGCGGCCGTCGCGGATGCCGATGTCGGCCTTGATCACGCCCCAGTGGTCGAGGATGACGGCGTTGGTAATGACGGTGTCGGCGGTGCCCTCGGCGCGCGTGACCTGGCTCTGGCCCATGCCGTCGCGGATGACCTTGCCGCCGCCGAACTTGACCTCCTCGCCGTGGATGGTGCGGTCCTCCTCGACGCGGATGAGCAGCGTCGAGTCGGCCAGACGGATGCGGTCGCCAACGGTGGGGCCGTACATGCCGGCGTAGGCGGCGCGGTCGATGGTGAAGGCCATGTCAGCAGCCCTCCGTGGTGTCGAGCGCGCCCATGACCTCGCCGCGGAAACCGATCACCGTGCGCGCGCCGGCGAAGGCCACCAGCGTGACCTCGCGCGTCTGCCCCGGCTCGAAGCGCACCGCCGAGCCGGCCGGTATGTCGAGCCGCATGCCGCGCGCGGCGTCGCGGTCGAAGACCAGCCCCGGATTGGCTTCGGCGAAGTGGTAGTGGCTGCCCACCTGCACCGGCCGGTCGCCGCTGTTGGCGACTTCCAGCGTCACGGTCGGGCGGTCGGCGTTGAGCACGATGTCGTCGGGCTGCGTCAGGATCTCGCCGGGAATCATCTC
This genomic stretch from Algiphilus sp. harbors:
- a CDS encoding ATP-binding protein; amino-acid sequence: MTAARQRIVRERRQYNKWANSQTLEDYALRFTAQKARRWSAWRIANTAMGSIAFLACEAIGGTLTLAFGFANAATAIGLVCGLMFFIGLPIAYFAARYGLDIDLLTRGAGFGYMGSTITSLIYACFTFLLLAVEASIMSVALQAVFGIPLWLGHIISALLVIPIAIYGIRFISRMQLATQPIWVVLQIAPLIFLAMHAGPELAAWTQFTGERGNPDGGIDLMGLASASSILLALLPQIGEQADYLRFLPDRERTGRTRWWVALLTSGPGWVVPGGLKLLAGSFLVFFAIEHGVPRAAAEEPTGMFLAVFSRMVENPGIALLLTGVFVVVCQLKINVTNGYAGSIAWSNFFSRLTHAHPGRVVWLVFNVVLALLLMLVGVLTVIENVLVLYANLAVAWIGALAADLVINKPLGYSPKGIEFKRAHLYDINPVGVGALALSIVFSTLALVGAFGALAQALAPFIGLGVAFVATPLIAIATRGRYYIARTPETLESHNGEVRCSICENAFEGPDVAFCPAYAGPICSLCCTLETRCNDLCKTNSRFNEQITAALRRLLPTGAAHSVHGSIGHFVGILALFIFATGYLLSMIYMQYSAVAPESAATIRTTLWVVFFSLLVPFGIAAWLMVLAHESRRAAESESERQTSMLMDEIAAHERTDTALQQAKEAAEAANEAKSRYVVGISHEIRSPLNAIFGYAQLLERDPQLTGRNAVRVIRRSAEHLSNLVEGLLDISRIESGVARLSRDTVPIRELLEQIADMFRVQAVAKGIDFRFEQPDELPATVYTDQKRLRQILINLLSNAIKYTERGEVGLRVHYPSSEVAEFRISDSGMGIRADDVESIFEPFERGGMPGARALPGAGLGLAITRVLVQIMGGEILVRSQPGEGSTFTVRIRLPAACGARDERAQRRQVVGYEGPRRRILLVDDNPAHRELARSLLEPLDFDLVEAGEAASALQIARELKPDLAMLDIAMPGMDGWELAAALRALALPGLRIMMVSANAHDSHVGGGPDAVHDAFVMKPIDIDLLLERLGELLALQWRHQPTETDATTEGADAAEPPGAEAVHFLDALEQLGRIGYMRGIEAQLRAMEAEHPGTAAFAARLRGHLADYDLKGFLALLEAAKHHG
- the ureG gene encoding urease accessory protein UreG, whose protein sequence is MNPSANPPAPGNGPLRVGIGGPVGSGKTALTERLCRLMGPHFDLAAITNDIYTREDAEFLTRSGALAAERIAGVETGGCPHTAIREDASINLAAVADMHARFPGLELIFIESGGDNLAATFSPELADITIYVIDVSAGDKIPRKGGPGITRSDLLVINKIDLAPLVGASLEVMDRDARRMRGERPFVFSNLKEQQGLQEIADFIVRAGGLAVADST
- a CDS encoding urease accessory protein UreF → MLLAWSSPSYPTGAFSYSHGLEWAVEAGAVRDAAGLQAYVDAVMRRGGGWVDAVCFAHAHAAAEQPEALDAVAELAAAFRGSAETALESHQQGRAFLDITRRAWPHPALDAFAERHAGRPVAHAVVMALAAGAHGVALDAALNAYLHALAANLVSAGVRLIPLGQTDGQIATARLAASIDAIAVAARRAGLDDLATSAPALELCAMHHETQYTRLFRS
- the ureE gene encoding urease accessory protein UreE yields the protein MSPRATTVLPAGHWPAESTADTLTLDYEQRHRRRFHYQAAGGTAFLLDLPRTVLLRDGDGLQLDDGRTIMVRAAPEALVRVSAADGVALMRLAWHIGNRHLPAELAADHILIRDDAVIVAMLRGLGATVETVTCPFTPEAGAYAGGHHHHDHAHAHA
- a CDS encoding urease subunit alpha, whose protein sequence is MAFTIDRAAYAGMYGPTVGDRIRLADSTLLIRVEEDRTIHGEEVKFGGGKVIRDGMGQSQVTRAEGTADTVITNAVILDHWGVIKADIGIRDGRISAIGKAGNPDTQPGVDIVIGPGTEIVAGEGKIVTAGAVDPHIHFICPQQIEHALCSGVTTMLGGGTGPAHGTLATTCTPGPWHIGRMLQAAEAYPMNIGFFGKGNSSRPQALEEQIRAGACGLKLHEDWGSTPAAIDCCLGIADAMDIQAILHSDTLNEAGFVESTIAAFKGRTIHAFHTEGAGGGHAPDIIRVCGQSNVLPSSTNPTRPYTVNTVDEHLDMLMVCHHLDPRIPEDVAFAESRIRKETIAAEDILHDLGAFSMMASDSQAMGRVGETLIRCWQTADKMKRQRGSLPGDDGEADNLRARRYIAKVTINPAVAHGFSDHVGSVEVGKLADLVVWSPAFFGVKPDLVLKGGSIATAPMGDPNASISTPQPVHYQPMFGAMGRACAPSALHFVSGAAVEDSIAEKLGLTRPVAAVRNTRAIGKADMHLNDATPDIDVDPETYEVRADGELLVCEPATELPMAQRYFLF
- a CDS encoding urease subunit beta, whose amino-acid sequence is MIPGEILTQPDDIVLNADRPTVTLEVANSGDRPVQVGSHYHFAEANPGLVFDRDAARGMRLDIPAGSAVRFEPGQTREVTLVAFAGARTVIGFRGEVMGALDTTEGC